Proteins encoded by one window of Streptacidiphilus sp. PB12-B1b:
- a CDS encoding glycosyltransferase produces MTAPASSGLLSLVSQITLVLSFLFPLYLVGLVLPLLVRRSRRPGRASDYDWHLFVPCRDEEAVIGQTLEYLRAACPTAHIWVIDDDSDDATGDIVRWAAQRDHGIHLVQRRRPEARQGKGEALNAAYRMLNAWLPPGADRARTIVGVFDADGRPEPGCLDHVAARRFLGRPEVGGVQIEVRMMNRVEHRPHPDAGRLRNLYARLLIRMQDLEFRAPVAALQHARKTSRSVCLGGNGQFARLCALDDLTAARGRPWTGRLLEDFELGMHLLLAGWINSFCADTYVEQEALFDTKRFLTQRTRWAQGVMQCLRYIGSVWRSDLIPNLGFLELTFFLVQPWLQLLGALLYPIPMIALLTSYARHPGTAATYLASGGWRGLTLYVAMAFGQFVIWGPIYRRKCEPESGFWRALGWGFVYPVYLFSLYVVSWRAVGRIVMGRNGWAKTRRNAERAVTGPVAKEA; encoded by the coding sequence ATGACCGCCCCCGCCTCCTCCGGCCTGCTCTCCCTGGTCTCCCAGATCACTCTGGTCCTCAGCTTCCTCTTCCCGCTGTACCTGGTCGGCCTGGTGCTCCCGCTGCTGGTGCGCCGCAGCCGCCGACCCGGCCGGGCGAGCGACTACGACTGGCACCTCTTCGTCCCCTGCCGCGACGAGGAGGCCGTCATCGGCCAGACCCTGGAGTACCTGCGCGCCGCCTGCCCGACCGCGCACATCTGGGTGATCGACGACGACTCCGACGACGCCACCGGCGACATCGTCCGCTGGGCCGCGCAGCGCGACCACGGCATCCACCTGGTGCAGCGCCGCCGCCCGGAGGCCCGGCAGGGCAAGGGCGAGGCCCTGAACGCCGCCTACCGGATGCTCAACGCCTGGCTCCCGCCCGGCGCCGACCGGGCCCGCACCATCGTCGGCGTGTTCGACGCCGACGGCCGCCCCGAGCCCGGCTGCCTCGACCACGTCGCCGCCCGGCGCTTCCTGGGCCGCCCCGAGGTCGGCGGGGTGCAGATCGAGGTGCGGATGATGAACCGGGTCGAGCACCGCCCGCACCCCGACGCCGGACGCCTGCGCAACCTCTACGCCCGGCTGCTGATACGCATGCAGGACCTGGAGTTCCGCGCCCCGGTGGCCGCGCTCCAGCACGCGCGCAAGACCTCCCGCAGCGTCTGCCTCGGCGGCAACGGCCAGTTCGCCCGGCTGTGTGCGCTGGACGACCTCACCGCCGCCCGCGGCCGCCCCTGGACCGGCCGGCTGCTGGAGGACTTCGAGCTGGGCATGCACCTGCTGCTGGCCGGCTGGATCAACAGCTTCTGCGCCGACACCTACGTCGAGCAGGAGGCGCTGTTCGACACCAAGCGCTTCCTCACCCAGCGCACCCGCTGGGCCCAGGGCGTGATGCAGTGCCTGCGCTACATCGGCTCGGTCTGGCGCTCCGACCTCATCCCCAACCTCGGCTTCCTGGAGCTGACCTTCTTCCTGGTCCAGCCCTGGCTGCAGCTGCTGGGCGCACTGCTGTACCCGATCCCGATGATCGCCCTGCTCACCTCGTACGCCCGGCACCCCGGCACGGCCGCCACGTACCTCGCCTCCGGCGGCTGGCGCGGACTGACGCTCTACGTCGCCATGGCCTTCGGCCAGTTCGTCATCTGGGGCCCGATCTACCGCCGCAAGTGCGAGCCCGAGAGCGGCTTCTGGCGCGCCCTGGGCTGGGGCTTCGTCTACCCGGTCTACCTGTTCTCGCTGTACGTGGTCTCCTGGCGCGCGGTCGGCCGCATCGTCATGGGCCGCAACGGCTGGGCCAAGACCCGCCGCAACGCGGAACGCGCGGTCACCGGCCCGGTCGCCAAGGAGGCCTGA
- a CDS encoding heme A synthase has product MRTPFSLLAERVTVPDRVIRWTALATLVASVLIVVTGGAVRLTSSGLGCPTWPTCTGGDLAPTAAMGIHGIIEFTNRMLTDVVCVVVGLAIIAARCGSPWRRSVSRLGWAQFWIIVVDAVLGGITVLTHLNPFVVAVHFLTSMLLILTALAMWQRAREGDGEPVRTVGRPIQHLSRLTIAVTALLIVAGTLATGTGPHSGDGTAVKRMPFDWEKVTQFHADFAMVTIGLALAMVFVLLAVDAPHQPRRRAREFLVVLLAQAVIGFVQYFTHLPELVVGVHLLGAALVWVAVLRLHLSLRTRPEPGALTRPPGIETMADLAAV; this is encoded by the coding sequence GTGCGTACTCCCTTCTCCCTCCTCGCCGAGCGGGTCACCGTCCCCGACCGGGTGATCCGCTGGACCGCCCTCGCCACCCTGGTGGCCAGCGTGCTCATCGTGGTCACCGGCGGCGCGGTCCGGCTCACCAGCTCCGGCCTGGGCTGCCCCACCTGGCCCACCTGCACCGGCGGCGACCTCGCGCCCACGGCGGCCATGGGGATCCACGGGATCATCGAGTTCACCAACCGGATGCTCACCGACGTCGTCTGCGTGGTGGTCGGCCTGGCCATCATCGCCGCTCGCTGCGGCAGCCCCTGGCGGCGCAGCGTCTCCCGGCTCGGCTGGGCCCAGTTCTGGATCATCGTCGTGGACGCCGTGCTCGGCGGCATCACCGTGCTCACCCACCTGAACCCGTTCGTGGTGGCCGTGCACTTCCTCACCTCGATGCTGCTGATCCTCACCGCGCTGGCGATGTGGCAGCGCGCCCGCGAGGGCGACGGCGAGCCGGTGCGCACCGTCGGCCGTCCGATCCAGCACCTGTCCCGGCTGACCATCGCGGTCACCGCGCTGCTGATCGTGGCCGGCACCCTGGCCACCGGCACCGGCCCGCACTCCGGCGACGGCACCGCGGTCAAGCGGATGCCCTTCGACTGGGAGAAGGTCACCCAGTTCCACGCCGACTTCGCCATGGTCACCATCGGCCTCGCGCTGGCCATGGTCTTCGTCCTGCTGGCCGTGGACGCCCCGCACCAACCGCGCAGGCGCGCCCGGGAGTTCCTGGTGGTGCTGCTGGCCCAGGCCGTCATCGGCTTCGTCCAGTACTTCACCCACCTGCCAGAACTCGTCGTCGGCGTCCACCTGCTGGGCGCGGCCCTGGTCTGGGTCGCGGTGCTGCGACTGCACCTGTCGCTGCGCACCCGCCCCGAGCCCGGCGCCCTCACCCGCCCGCCCGGCATCGAGACCATGGCCGACCTGGCCGCCGTCTGA
- a CDS encoding TMEM175 family protein translates to MSTLTEEQVNERETGRLFGLSDGVFAIAMTLLALDLQVPDLPSGHASDHALTKALLALGPRYLAFGLSFYVIAGYWRRHNAEMRTVHAGHPALLARTIPLLLLVCTLPFATGLLGRYGSQDGIAIAVYAGVNILATVSLLLIRHEARLRGLSRDARPHPSELEIWFDLVALVLAVPSGYLFPRHGIVVLVVLMVISGIAGALTTRHRTTPTTDAPETVPAPAA, encoded by the coding sequence ATGAGCACCCTGACGGAGGAGCAGGTCAACGAGCGGGAGACCGGGCGGCTGTTCGGGCTGTCCGACGGCGTGTTCGCCATCGCCATGACCCTGCTCGCGCTGGACCTCCAGGTGCCGGACCTCCCGAGCGGGCACGCGAGCGACCACGCACTGACCAAGGCCCTGCTCGCCCTGGGCCCGCGCTACCTGGCCTTCGGGCTCAGCTTCTACGTGATCGCCGGTTACTGGCGCCGCCACAACGCGGAGATGCGCACCGTCCACGCCGGCCACCCGGCCCTGCTGGCACGCACCATCCCGCTCCTGCTGCTGGTGTGCACGCTCCCGTTCGCCACCGGCCTGCTCGGCAGGTACGGCTCGCAGGACGGCATCGCCATCGCCGTCTACGCCGGGGTCAACATCCTCGCCACGGTCTCCCTGCTGCTGATCCGCCACGAGGCCCGGCTCCGCGGCCTCTCCCGCGACGCCCGCCCCCACCCGAGCGAGCTGGAGATCTGGTTCGACCTCGTCGCACTCGTCCTGGCCGTGCCCTCGGGCTACCTCTTCCCCCGCCACGGCATCGTGGTCCTGGTCGTCCTGATGGTCATCAGCGGCATCGCCGGCGCCCTAACCACCCGCCACCGCACCACCCCCACCACCGACGCACCCGAAACCGTCCCCGCCCCGGCCGCCTGA
- a CDS encoding heme o synthase — protein sequence MTAVESRPAGLVKANPGHRPFAARAGAFVALTKPRIIELLLITTVPVMFLAQHGVPNLLLVLEVVFGGYLSAGGANALNMYIDRDIDALMHRTEQRPLVTGMVSPRECLVFGISLAVGSTVWLWLLVNPLSSLLALSALLFYVFVYTLGLKRRTAQNIVWGGIAGCMPVFVGWAAVTNSLSWAPVVLFLVIFFWTPPHYWPLSMKVKDDYINAGVPMLPVVATNEAVAKQIVVYSWVMVAVSLALWPLGHTSWLYPVAAVALGALWLKEAHGLLARAKAGVVGAKLKEMRLFHWSITYLTLLFVEIAIDPFLK from the coding sequence GTGACCGCCGTCGAATCCCGCCCAGCCGGGCTGGTCAAGGCGAACCCCGGGCACCGGCCGTTTGCGGCCCGTGCCGGGGCGTTCGTCGCACTGACCAAACCGCGGATCATCGAGCTGCTGCTCATCACCACCGTCCCGGTGATGTTCCTGGCCCAGCACGGGGTGCCGAACCTGCTGCTGGTGCTGGAGGTCGTGTTCGGCGGCTACCTGTCGGCCGGTGGCGCCAACGCCCTCAACATGTACATCGACCGCGACATCGACGCGCTCATGCACCGCACCGAGCAGCGCCCGCTGGTCACCGGCATGGTGTCGCCGCGCGAGTGCCTGGTCTTCGGCATCTCGCTGGCGGTCGGCTCGACCGTCTGGCTCTGGCTGCTGGTCAACCCGCTGTCGTCGCTGCTGGCGCTCAGCGCCCTGCTGTTCTACGTCTTCGTCTACACCCTGGGCCTCAAGCGCCGCACCGCGCAGAACATCGTCTGGGGCGGGATCGCCGGCTGCATGCCGGTGTTCGTCGGCTGGGCCGCCGTCACCAACTCGCTGTCCTGGGCGCCGGTGGTGCTGTTCCTGGTCATCTTCTTCTGGACGCCGCCGCACTACTGGCCGCTGTCGATGAAGGTCAAGGACGACTACATCAACGCCGGCGTCCCGATGCTGCCGGTGGTCGCCACCAACGAGGCCGTGGCCAAGCAGATCGTGGTCTACAGCTGGGTGATGGTCGCGGTGTCGCTGGCGCTGTGGCCACTGGGCCACACCAGCTGGCTGTACCCGGTCGCGGCGGTGGCGCTGGGCGCGCTCTGGCTCAAGGAGGCGCACGGGCTGCTGGCGCGCGCCAAGGCCGGGGTGGTCGGCGCCAAGCTCAAGGAGATGCGGCTGTTCCACTGGTCGATCACCTACCTGACGCTGCTGTTCGTCGAGATCGCCATCGACCCCTTCCTCAAGTAG
- the tkt gene encoding transketolase, whose amino-acid sequence MSTTPSTTFEWTDLDQRAVDTVRVLAADAVQKVGNGHPGTAMSLAPAAYLLFQRFLQHDPADPAWTGRDRFVLSPGHTSLTLYIQLYLSGYGLTLADLESFRTWGSLTPGHPEHGHTAGVETTTGPLGQGVGNAVGMAMAARYERGLFDPDAAPGTSPFDHTIWGICSDGDLEEGVSGEASSLAGHQKLGNLVFLYDDNHISIEGDTETAFSEDVLKRYEAYGWHVQRISQAPSGDFDLEQLHAALAAAKAETERPSIIAARTIIAWPAPNAQGTEESHGSALGKDEVAATKRVLGFDPEKSFQVADEVLAHARAVGDRGREAHAAWTKRYQDWRTANPARAAEFDRIASGELPDGWEKALPVFAAGKDVATRKASGEVLKALGPIVPELWGGSADLAGSNLTTIDANSSFLPTGNPLPGADPYGRTIHFGIREHAMGAVMNGIVLHGNTRVYGGTFLTFSDYMRGAVRLAALMKLPVTYVWTHDSIGLGEDGPTHQPVEHMAALRAIPGLNMVRPADANETAIIWAEVLRRHASKPAPHGLALTRQNVPTYEANPLAAKGGYVLAEAEGGAAQVILIGTGSEVQLAVEARETLQAAGIPTRVVSMPCVEWFEEQDRAYRDTVLPPAVRARVSVEAGIALTWYRYVGDAGRTVSLEHFGASADYQTLYREFGITAEAVVAAAHESLADANR is encoded by the coding sequence GTGAGTACGACGCCGAGCACTACCTTTGAGTGGACCGATCTCGACCAGCGGGCGGTGGACACGGTTCGCGTTCTGGCGGCGGACGCCGTGCAGAAGGTCGGGAACGGCCACCCGGGCACGGCCATGTCGCTGGCCCCGGCCGCGTACCTGTTGTTCCAGCGCTTCCTCCAGCACGACCCGGCGGACCCCGCGTGGACCGGCCGCGACCGTTTCGTCCTGTCGCCCGGCCACACCAGCCTCACCCTCTACATCCAGCTGTACCTGTCGGGTTACGGTCTGACCCTGGCGGATCTGGAGTCCTTCCGCACCTGGGGCTCGCTGACTCCCGGTCACCCCGAGCACGGCCACACCGCCGGCGTCGAGACCACCACCGGACCGCTCGGCCAGGGCGTCGGCAACGCGGTCGGCATGGCGATGGCGGCCCGCTACGAGCGCGGCCTGTTCGACCCGGACGCCGCCCCCGGCACCTCCCCGTTCGACCACACCATCTGGGGCATCTGCTCCGACGGCGACCTGGAGGAGGGCGTCTCCGGTGAGGCGTCCTCGCTGGCCGGCCACCAGAAGCTGGGCAACCTGGTCTTCCTCTACGACGACAACCACATCTCGATCGAGGGCGACACCGAGACCGCCTTCTCCGAGGACGTGCTGAAGCGCTACGAGGCGTACGGCTGGCACGTGCAGCGCATCTCGCAGGCGCCGAGCGGCGACTTCGACCTGGAGCAGCTGCACGCCGCGCTGGCCGCCGCCAAGGCCGAGACCGAGCGTCCCTCGATCATCGCCGCCCGCACCATCATCGCCTGGCCCGCGCCGAACGCCCAGGGCACCGAGGAGTCGCACGGCTCCGCGCTGGGCAAGGACGAGGTGGCCGCGACCAAGCGGGTGCTGGGCTTCGACCCGGAGAAGTCCTTCCAGGTCGCCGACGAGGTGCTGGCGCACGCCCGCGCGGTGGGCGACCGCGGGCGCGAGGCGCACGCCGCGTGGACCAAGCGCTACCAGGACTGGCGGACGGCCAACCCGGCCCGCGCGGCCGAGTTCGACCGCATCGCCTCGGGCGAGCTGCCCGACGGCTGGGAGAAGGCGCTGCCGGTGTTCGCGGCGGGCAAGGACGTCGCCACCCGCAAGGCGTCCGGCGAGGTGCTCAAGGCGCTCGGCCCGATCGTCCCGGAGCTGTGGGGCGGCTCGGCCGACCTGGCCGGCTCCAACCTGACGACCATCGACGCGAACTCCTCGTTCCTGCCGACCGGAAACCCGCTGCCGGGCGCCGACCCGTACGGCCGGACGATCCACTTCGGCATCCGCGAGCACGCCATGGGCGCGGTCATGAACGGCATCGTGCTGCACGGCAACACCCGCGTCTACGGCGGCACCTTCCTGACCTTCTCCGACTACATGCGCGGCGCGGTGCGGCTGGCGGCGCTGATGAAGCTGCCGGTCACCTACGTCTGGACGCACGACTCCATCGGCCTGGGCGAGGACGGCCCCACCCACCAGCCGGTCGAGCACATGGCCGCGCTGCGCGCCATCCCGGGGCTGAACATGGTCCGCCCCGCCGACGCCAACGAGACCGCGATCATCTGGGCCGAGGTGCTGCGCCGGCACGCGAGCAAGCCCGCCCCGCACGGCCTGGCGCTGACCCGGCAGAACGTCCCCACCTACGAGGCCAACCCGCTCGCCGCCAAGGGCGGTTACGTGCTGGCCGAGGCCGAGGGCGGCGCCGCGCAGGTCATCCTCATCGGCACCGGCTCCGAGGTGCAGCTGGCCGTCGAGGCCCGCGAGACGCTGCAGGCCGCGGGCATCCCAACCCGGGTGGTGTCCATGCCCTGCGTCGAGTGGTTCGAGGAGCAGGACCGCGCCTACCGCGACACGGTGCTGCCGCCCGCGGTCCGCGCCCGGGTCTCGGTCGAGGCCGGGATCGCGCTGACCTGGTACCGCTACGTCGGCGACGCCGGACGCACCGTCAGCCTGGAGCACTTCGGCGCCTCCGCCGACTACCAGACCCTCTACCGGGAGTTCGGCATCACCGCCGAGGCCGTGGTCGCCGCCGCCCACGAGTCCCTCGCCGACGCCAACCGCTGA
- the tal gene encoding transaldolase, translated as MTDALKRLSDEGVAIWLDDLSRTRLTSGNLADLVREKHVVGVTTNPTIFQKAIGGSSDAYDQQLRDLAVRGVTVDEAVRMMTAADVREAADVLRPVYDASNGRDGRVSIEVDPRLAHHTEATIAEARQLAWLVDRPNTLIKIPATKAGLPAIATVIGEGISVNVTLIFSLERYRGVMDAFLTGLERAQAAGHDLSQIESVASFFVSRVDTEIDKRLDKIDSDAARAAKGKAAVANARLAYEAYEAVFSSDRWKALQAAGAKPQRPLWASTGVKDPAYDDTMYVVELVAPGTVNTMPEATLDAVADHGVVRGDTVKGSYAEAKAELDALAALGISYDDVVQLLEDEGVEKFEASWKELLDTVSASLQKFTVKGGSAK; from the coding sequence ATGACTGACGCTCTGAAGCGCCTCAGCGACGAAGGCGTGGCGATCTGGCTGGACGACCTCAGCCGCACGCGCCTGACCAGCGGCAATCTTGCCGACCTGGTCCGTGAGAAGCACGTCGTCGGGGTCACCACCAACCCGACCATCTTCCAGAAGGCCATCGGCGGCAGCAGTGACGCCTATGACCAGCAGCTGCGCGACCTCGCCGTGCGCGGCGTCACCGTGGACGAGGCGGTGCGGATGATGACCGCCGCCGACGTCCGCGAGGCCGCCGACGTGCTGCGCCCGGTCTACGACGCCAGCAACGGCCGCGACGGCCGGGTCTCCATCGAGGTGGACCCGCGGCTGGCGCACCACACCGAGGCGACCATCGCCGAGGCCCGCCAGCTGGCCTGGCTGGTGGACCGCCCGAACACCCTGATCAAGATCCCGGCGACCAAGGCCGGGCTGCCCGCCATCGCCACCGTCATCGGCGAGGGCATCAGCGTCAACGTCACGCTGATCTTCTCGCTGGAGCGGTACCGGGGCGTGATGGACGCCTTCCTGACCGGTCTGGAGCGCGCCCAGGCGGCCGGCCACGACCTGTCCCAGATCGAGTCGGTCGCCTCCTTCTTCGTGTCCCGGGTGGACACCGAGATCGACAAGCGGCTGGACAAGATCGACAGCGACGCCGCCCGGGCCGCCAAGGGCAAGGCCGCCGTGGCCAACGCCCGGCTGGCGTACGAGGCGTACGAGGCGGTCTTCAGCTCGGACCGGTGGAAGGCGCTGCAGGCCGCCGGCGCCAAGCCGCAGCGCCCGCTGTGGGCCTCGACCGGCGTCAAGGACCCGGCGTACGACGACACCATGTACGTGGTGGAGCTGGTCGCCCCCGGCACCGTCAACACCATGCCCGAGGCCACCCTGGACGCCGTCGCCGACCACGGCGTGGTCCGCGGCGACACGGTCAAGGGCAGCTACGCGGAAGCCAAGGCCGAGCTGGACGCCCTGGCCGCTCTCGGCATCTCCTACGACGACGTCGTCCAGCTGCTGGAGGACGAGGGCGTGGAGAAGTTCGAGGCGTCCTGGAAGGAGCTGCTCGACACGGTCTCCGCCTCCCTGCAGAAGTTCACCGTGAAGGGGGGCTCAGCCAAGTGA
- the zwf gene encoding glucose-6-phosphate dehydrogenase, with product MEEEPGEVSAWLNPLRDPADRRLPRIAGPSGLVIFGVTGDLSRKKLMPAVYDLANRGLLPPGFSLIGFARRDWEDEDFAKVVHDSVKEHARTPFREEVWQQLAKGMRFVQGEFVDNDAFEKLRETIEELDKAQGTGGNFAFYLSVPPKFFPQVVEQLKAHGLADPPKGSWRRAVIEKPFGHDLESATELNRVVHSVFPRDEVFRIDHYLGKETVQNILALRFANSMFEPIWNRSYVDHVQITMAEDIGIGGRAGYYDGIGSARDVIQNHLLQLMALTAIEEPASFHPKALVAEKLKVLSAVKIPRDLGRHTVRGQYTHGWQGGEEVPGYLEEEGIDPESTTDTYAAVKLEINNRRWAGVPFYLRTGKRLGRRVTEIAVVFQRAPYLPFDSSATEELGQNALVIRVQPDEGVTMRFGSKVPGTSMEVRDVSMDFAYGESFTESSPEAYERLILDVLLGDANLFPRHQEVEASWRILDPIEAYWTKHGKPAPYEAGTWGPAEADEMLARDGRSWRRP from the coding sequence CTGGAGGAGGAGCCGGGCGAGGTCAGCGCCTGGCTCAACCCGCTGCGCGACCCGGCCGACCGCCGGCTGCCGCGCATCGCGGGCCCCTCCGGGCTGGTCATCTTCGGTGTGACCGGCGACCTGTCCCGCAAGAAGCTGATGCCGGCCGTCTACGACCTGGCCAACCGGGGGCTGCTGCCGCCGGGCTTCTCGCTGATCGGCTTCGCCCGGCGCGACTGGGAGGACGAGGACTTCGCCAAGGTCGTCCACGACTCGGTCAAGGAGCACGCCCGGACGCCCTTCCGCGAGGAGGTCTGGCAGCAGCTCGCCAAGGGCATGCGCTTCGTCCAGGGCGAGTTCGTGGACAACGACGCCTTCGAGAAGCTCCGCGAGACCATCGAGGAGCTGGACAAGGCCCAGGGCACCGGCGGGAACTTCGCCTTCTACCTGTCGGTCCCGCCCAAGTTCTTCCCGCAGGTGGTGGAGCAGCTCAAGGCGCACGGCCTGGCCGACCCGCCCAAGGGCTCGTGGCGGCGCGCCGTCATCGAGAAGCCCTTCGGGCACGACCTGGAGAGCGCGACCGAGCTGAACCGGGTGGTGCACTCGGTCTTCCCGCGCGACGAGGTCTTCCGGATCGACCACTACCTGGGCAAGGAGACGGTCCAGAACATCCTGGCGCTGCGCTTCGCCAACTCGATGTTCGAGCCGATCTGGAACCGGTCGTACGTGGACCACGTGCAGATCACCATGGCCGAGGACATCGGCATCGGCGGCCGGGCCGGGTACTACGACGGCATCGGCTCCGCGCGCGACGTCATCCAGAACCACCTGCTGCAGCTGATGGCGCTCACCGCCATCGAGGAGCCGGCCTCGTTCCACCCCAAGGCGCTGGTGGCGGAGAAGCTCAAGGTGCTCTCCGCCGTCAAGATCCCCCGGGACCTGGGGCGGCACACCGTGCGCGGCCAGTACACGCACGGCTGGCAGGGCGGCGAGGAGGTGCCGGGCTACCTGGAGGAGGAGGGCATCGACCCCGAGTCCACCACCGACACCTACGCCGCGGTGAAGCTGGAGATCAACAACCGCCGCTGGGCGGGCGTGCCGTTCTACCTGCGCACCGGCAAGCGGCTGGGGCGCCGGGTGACCGAGATCGCGGTCGTCTTCCAGCGCGCGCCGTACCTGCCGTTCGACTCCAGCGCCACCGAGGAGCTGGGGCAGAACGCCCTGGTCATTCGGGTGCAGCCGGACGAGGGCGTGACCATGCGGTTCGGCTCCAAGGTGCCCGGCACCTCGATGGAGGTCCGCGACGTCAGCATGGACTTCGCCTACGGCGAGTCCTTCACCGAGTCCAGCCCGGAGGCGTACGAGCGCCTCATCCTGGACGTGCTGCTGGGCGACGCCAACCTCTTCCCGCGGCACCAGGAGGTGGAGGCGTCCTGGCGGATCCTCGACCCGATCGAGGCGTACTGGACCAAGCACGGCAAGCCCGCCCCGTACGAAGCCGGCACCTGGGGCCCGGCCGAGGCGGACGAGATGCTCGCACGAGACGGTAGGAGCTGGCGCCGGCCATGA
- the opcA gene encoding glucose-6-phosphate dehydrogenase assembly protein OpcA — protein MKIDLTDTTSSKINSGLIDARRSIGAGAVGMVLTLVIVTDEGSAYDALKAAGEASREHPSRILAVISRPGRSPRARAEARLDAEIRVGSDAGTGETVLLRLHGELASQAQSVVLPLLLPDAPVVVWWPENAPENPAKDPLGALAQRRITDAVSAESPVAQLATRAVTYSPGDTDLAWTRITPWRSMLAAALDQRHAEVESAVVEGESYNPSAELLALWLASRLKIDVDRVVTDGPGLTAVRLRTAGGDVTLDRSDGLLAKLSMPDQPDRMVALKRRDTAELIAEELRRLDPDDIYATSVKYGVDNLHQGADGTETVEAPASGSRKKAPEKASEKGSDKSEDKAEEKAPKLPQTGPVASATRTKAAPKAEGRKSGSS, from the coding sequence ATGAAGATCGATCTAACGGACACCACCTCCAGCAAGATCAACTCCGGGCTGATCGACGCCCGCCGCTCGATCGGCGCCGGGGCCGTCGGCATGGTCCTGACCCTGGTCATCGTCACCGACGAGGGCAGCGCCTACGACGCCCTGAAGGCGGCCGGGGAGGCCTCGCGCGAGCACCCCTCGCGCATCCTGGCCGTGATCAGCCGCCCGGGGCGCTCGCCCCGGGCCCGCGCCGAGGCGCGGCTGGACGCCGAGATCCGGGTCGGCTCCGACGCGGGCACCGGCGAGACGGTGCTGCTGCGGCTGCACGGCGAGCTGGCCTCGCAGGCCCAGTCGGTCGTCCTGCCGCTGCTGCTGCCGGACGCCCCGGTGGTGGTCTGGTGGCCCGAGAACGCCCCGGAGAACCCGGCCAAGGACCCCCTGGGCGCGCTGGCCCAGCGCCGGATCACCGACGCCGTCTCGGCGGAGTCCCCGGTCGCGCAGCTGGCGACCCGGGCGGTCACCTACAGCCCCGGCGACACCGACCTGGCCTGGACCCGGATCACCCCCTGGCGCTCCATGCTGGCGGCCGCGCTGGACCAGCGGCACGCCGAGGTCGAGTCGGCGGTGGTCGAGGGCGAGTCGTACAACCCCAGCGCGGAACTGCTCGCGCTGTGGCTCGCCAGCCGGCTGAAGATCGACGTCGACCGGGTGGTCACCGACGGCCCGGGGCTGACCGCGGTCCGGCTGCGGACGGCCGGCGGCGACGTCACGCTGGACCGCAGCGACGGCCTGCTGGCCAAGCTCTCCATGCCCGACCAGCCGGACCGGATGGTGGCGCTGAAGCGCCGCGACACGGCCGAGCTGATCGCCGAGGAGCTGCGCCGGCTCGACCCGGACGACATCTACGCGACCTCGGTCAAGTACGGCGTGGACAACCTGCACCAGGGCGCGGACGGTACGGAGACGGTCGAGGCCCCGGCGTCCGGGAGCCGGAAGAAGGCCCCGGAGAAGGCGTCGGAGAAGGGCTCGGACAAGTCCGAGGACAAGGCCGAGGAGAAGGCCCCCAAGCTGCCGCAGACCGGCCCGGTCGCCTCGGCGACCCGGACCAAGGCGGCGCCGAAGGCCGAGGGACGCAAGTCGGGCTCCTCATGA
- the pgl gene encoding 6-phosphogluconolactonase — MTAAQLVVHRDKELMAQAAAARLITRIVDAQSARGSASVVLTGGRNGNGLLAALASSPARDAVDWSRLELWWGDERFLPEGDPERNDTQARAELLDAVGLDPARVHPMPASDGPDGDDPEAAAERYAAELAKACGPGDHAGVPSFDVLLLGVGPDTHIASLFPELPGVRETALTVVGVRGAPKPPPTRISLTLPAIRAAREVWLLAAGEDKAEAVALALSEPGEIQAPASGARGQQRTLWLLDRAAAAKLPPQLYPPASA; from the coding sequence ATGACCGCCGCGCAGCTGGTCGTCCACCGCGACAAGGAGCTGATGGCGCAGGCCGCGGCGGCCCGGCTGATCACCCGGATCGTCGACGCGCAGTCCGCGCGGGGCAGCGCCTCAGTGGTGCTGACCGGCGGGCGCAACGGCAACGGGCTGCTGGCGGCGCTGGCCTCGTCCCCGGCCCGGGACGCGGTGGACTGGTCGCGGCTGGAGCTGTGGTGGGGTGACGAGCGGTTCCTGCCCGAGGGCGATCCGGAGCGCAACGACACCCAGGCCCGGGCGGAGCTGCTGGACGCGGTGGGGCTGGACCCGGCCCGGGTGCACCCGATGCCGGCGTCGGACGGCCCGGACGGCGACGACCCGGAGGCGGCGGCGGAACGTTACGCCGCCGAGCTGGCGAAGGCGTGCGGGCCCGGCGACCATGCCGGGGTGCCGTCCTTCGACGTGCTGCTGCTGGGCGTCGGCCCGGACACCCACATCGCCTCGCTGTTCCCGGAGCTCCCGGGCGTCCGCGAGACCGCGCTCACCGTCGTCGGTGTGCGCGGGGCGCCCAAGCCGCCGCCGACGCGGATCTCGCTGACCCTCCCGGCGATCCGGGCGGCCCGCGAGGTGTGGCTGCTGGCGGCGGGCGAGGACAAGGCCGAGGCGGTCGCCCTGGCACTGTCCGAGCCCGGCGAGATCCAGGCCCCGGCCTCCGGCGCGCGCGGTCAGCAGCGCACGCTGTGGCTGCTGGACAGGGCCGCGGCGGCCAAGCTCCCGCCGCAGCTCTACCCCCCGGCCTCGGCCTGA